From Vicinamibacterales bacterium, a single genomic window includes:
- a CDS encoding cbb3-type cytochrome c oxidase subunit I, which translates to MTPATRLVLSNLWVAITAFALGAMMAVMQAVSRTGVQVPFGSARMYYLSVTAHGVLEALVFTTFFIMAIGYLVAETTLGRVVGMAWAWAGFWAALVGTVITTLAILSGTSTVLYTFYPPLLAHPAFYVGATLLVVGSWVWCGVMIGSFRAWRKANPGAPVPLPMHGMMTTVIIWILATTGLAVEVLVLILPWSFGLVPRIDPIIARTYFWWFGHPLTYFWLLPAYVLWYTVIPRVAGGKLFSDALTRVVFVQFILFSTPVGLHHQFTDPGIASGWKLVHTFTTYAIMFPSLITAFTVIASLENAGRARGGTGLFGWIPRLPWRDPFFASVALSMVTFALGGFGGAINAAYAMNAMVHNTAWIQGHFHLTVGTAVALTFMGFTYWVLPRLTGRAIVWPRVAMVQPYLWFVGMQFFSIPNHIVGLMGMPRRVYTGEYQDVAAAQSWIPFTNLSAIGGVILFVSAMCYVGTILMTMLVSPRGEMAPIEYAEPMSPPEPGPSIWDRLGLWTAVAAVLILIVYGPPLYHLHTMARFPSLGFSPF; encoded by the coding sequence ATGACGCCCGCCACGCGGCTGGTGCTGTCGAACCTCTGGGTGGCGATCACCGCTTTCGCCCTGGGCGCGATGATGGCGGTGATGCAGGCGGTGTCGCGGACGGGCGTACAGGTGCCGTTTGGGTCCGCCCGCATGTATTACCTGTCGGTCACGGCCCACGGCGTGCTGGAGGCGCTGGTCTTCACGACGTTCTTCATCATGGCGATCGGCTACCTGGTGGCCGAGACGACACTTGGGCGCGTGGTGGGCATGGCCTGGGCCTGGGCGGGCTTCTGGGCGGCGCTGGTCGGCACGGTGATCACGACGCTGGCCATCCTGTCGGGCACGAGCACCGTGCTCTACACCTTCTATCCACCGCTGCTTGCGCATCCCGCGTTCTACGTCGGCGCCACGCTGCTGGTGGTGGGGTCATGGGTCTGGTGCGGCGTGATGATCGGGAGCTTCCGCGCCTGGCGGAAGGCGAACCCCGGCGCCCCCGTGCCGCTGCCCATGCACGGCATGATGACCACGGTCATCATCTGGATCCTGGCCACCACCGGCTTGGCGGTCGAAGTCCTGGTCCTGATCCTGCCATGGTCGTTCGGGCTGGTCCCGCGGATCGATCCGATCATCGCGCGGACCTACTTCTGGTGGTTCGGGCATCCCTTGACTTACTTCTGGCTGCTGCCCGCCTACGTGCTGTGGTACACGGTGATTCCGCGCGTGGCGGGGGGCAAACTGTTCAGCGACGCCCTCACGCGCGTGGTCTTCGTGCAGTTCATCCTGTTCTCGACGCCGGTCGGGTTGCATCACCAGTTCACCGACCCCGGCATCGCCAGCGGCTGGAAGCTGGTCCACACCTTCACGACCTACGCGATCATGTTCCCGAGCCTCATTACCGCCTTCACGGTAATCGCCTCGCTCGAAAACGCCGGCCGGGCGCGCGGCGGCACCGGGCTGTTCGGCTGGATCCCGCGGTTGCCGTGGCGCGACCCGTTCTTCGCGAGCGTGGCCCTGTCGATGGTGACGTTCGCCCTGGGCGGCTTCGGCGGCGCCATCAACGCCGCCTACGCGATGAACGCGATGGTCCACAACACCGCGTGGATCCAGGGGCACTTTCACCTCACTGTCGGCACCGCGGTGGCGCTGACGTTCATGGGCTTCACCTACTGGGTGCTGCCGCGCCTCACCGGGCGTGCCATCGTCTGGCCGCGGGTCGCGATGGTGCAGCCCTACCTGTGGTTCGTCGGCATGCAGTTCTTCAGCATTCCCAACCACATCGTCGGGTTGATGGGGATGCCGCGGCGCGTCTATACCGGCGAGTACCAGGATGTCGCCGCCGCGCAGTCCTGGATTCCGTTCACGAACCTCTCGGCGATCGGCGGCGTGATCCTGTTCGTGTCGGCGATGTGTTACGTCGGCACGATCCTGATGACCATGCTGGTGTCGCCACGCGGGGAGATGGCGCCCATCGAGTACGCCGAGCCGATGTCGCCGCCCGAACCCGGGCCGTCGATCTGGGATCGCCTGGGCCTGTGGACGGCCGTGGCGGCGGTGTTGATCCTCATCGTCTACGGGCCGCCCCTCTACCATCTCCACACGATGGCGCGCT